The DNA sequence AAAGTCTCGTTGCCCTACAAGCAATCAACTTACTGAATGTTTCAATGATATTGAAACCAGTAATTTTTGCCACTGTTGCCAATATCCATCGACATTACGTCCACATATTGTTTGGTTTGGTGAAATGCCGCTTGGTTTAGATATTATTTATCATCATTTATCACAAGCAGATCTGTTTATTTCGATTGGCACCTCCGGCACGGTTTATCCTGCCGCTGGATTTGTTGAAGAAGCTAAAAGTGTCGGTGCATTTTCCATTGAGTTAAATTTAGAAGCGAGTGAAATTCATAGCCACTTTGACCAGGTTATTTGTGGTAAAGCCACAAGCGTCGTCCCTGATTTGGTTAAGACTATATTAGCAAGCCAAACTACTGAAGATACCGAGTCGAGCGCGATCAAAGTGTAACAGGATGAGAAGGGTGATTCCCTTTTTAAGTATTCGCCTTCGAGAGAGTTTCCCAAGGGTAAAATGATCAATAATAAACGAGACGCTTCGTTGTGTTAGAAGGCGTCGACTTAGCATAACGCGATGATCGATTTTCTGCCTGCATTTATTATCCTGCTAATTCCTGCATACTTCAGTTATTTCTGTATAGCCAATTGATTAATCAATTGGCTATACAGAGTCAATAAACTTGAAAAGTTAATGGAACTCCCTACAATAGAGCGGCATTTATAGTTTATACCACAACGGTGATATCTCCTTCTTCGCGCTTGGTATATACAAT is a window from the Psychromonas ingrahamii 37 genome containing:
- the cobB gene encoding Sir2 family NAD+-dependent deacetylase, which codes for MSFHQYKKIVVLTGAGVSAESGIQTFRDTDGLWENHKLEDVATVEGYKKDPELVLEFYNQRRRDFCSGHKKPNAAHLALAELEEKFDGEFLLVTQNIDNLHEQAGSKNIIHMHGELLKSRCPTSNQLTECFNDIETSNFCHCCQYPSTLRPHIVWFGEMPLGLDIIYHHLSQADLFISIGTSGTVYPAAGFVEEAKSVGAFSIELNLEASEIHSHFDQVICGKATSVVPDLVKTILASQTTEDTESSAIKV